Genomic segment of Candidatus Omnitrophota bacterium:
CGATTCTCATGCTGGGCGGCGAATCGCTGGGCAATCCCATTTCGGTTATCGAGCAATTCGCCCGCGGCCTGGGCGAGGGGCAGAACGTACGCGGCGCGATGGTGGGGCGAAACGTGCTTTACCCCGGCGACGACGATCCGGCGGCGGTGGCCGAGGGAATATGCGAAATCGTCAACAAAGGCGCGTCGGCCAACGAAGCCGTCAAGACCATCGCCGCCCTGCGCGGATGTAAGATGGACCTTTTGCCGAGGGAATAGATTGAGGTTTTTGCAAAATGGATAAAATCTACGCTTTAATTCTCCCCCCAAATTTGGGGGGAGTTAGAGGGGGGTTGATTTTATTAGGCTTAAAGCAACCCCCTCCTAACCTCCCCCAGGCTTGGGGGAGGAATAATGGAATTTTGTAAGAGGCTCGATTTAATGAAGATCAAGTATTTTTCCGATACGGATACCGCCCTCCTCGAATTCATTGACAGCGAAGTCCAAGAAACGCAGGAGATTAACGAAAATATTTATATCGATTTAGATAAATACGGCAACTTGGTTAGCATGACGATCGAACATGCCAAGGAGA
This window contains:
- a CDS encoding DUF2283 domain-containing protein, with protein sequence MKIKYFSDTDTALLEFIDSEVQETQEINENIYIDLDKYGNLVSMTIEHAKEKAQLAELAYQQMEAANTG